In Apus apus isolate bApuApu2 chromosome 5, bApuApu2.pri.cur, whole genome shotgun sequence, the following are encoded in one genomic region:
- the LOC127385330 gene encoding uncharacterized protein LOC127385330 isoform X4, with translation MLCSKILLKICGIVCPSRQCLIRNIKLFRKFCSSSQIHQHPLPVIHVDAFLYDDDFVDSLCEEGKMSRSYCTECGSYKTASLEFISHSFSLMELKFLYQHVLPDLTGKVVVDVGSRLGAVLFAGYLYSSASQLCGVEMNADFCQLQEIMITKYQFIDRIKVFHADICTQASLLQNADVVVMNNVFEYFLNREEQARAWEFIAYNVRKSGSLLVTVPSLKESLSKLQTDIQLSQWVEEMQLNYDVYMEKDFDKEALEQIHLYKVL, from the exons ATGTTGTGCTCAAAAATATTGCTGAAGATTTGCGGAATCGTTTGCCCATCGAGGCAATGTTTGATTCGGAACATCAAGCTGTTCAGAAA GTTCTGTTCATCTTCTCAGATACATCAGCATCCACTGCCTGTGATTCATGTTGATGCATTCCTTTATGATGATGATTTTGTTGATTCATTGTGTGAGGAAGGGAAAATGAGTAGGAGCTACTGCACAGAGTGTGGCTCATACAAGACTGCATCTTTAG AGTTTATTTCGCATTCCTTTTCCCTCATGGAACTGAAGTTTCTTTATCAACATGTACTGCCTGACCTGACAGGAAAGGTAGTGGTTGACGTTGGCTCCAGGCTTGGTGCAGTGCTATTTGCG GGTTATCTTTATAGCTCAGCATCCCAACTGTGTGGAGTAGAAATGAATGCAGACTTTTGCCAGTTGCAAGAAATTATGATCACAAAATACCAGTTCATCGACAGGATAAAG GTATTTCACGCAGACATCTGTACTCAGGCTTCCCTTCTTCAGAACGCTGATGTTGTTGTAATGAATAATgtctttgaatattttcttaatagAGAGGAACAGGCCAG AGCCTGGGAATTTATTGCTTATAATGTAAGAAAAAGCGGGTCCTTATTAGTGACAGTTCCAAGTCTCAAAGAATCACTCTCAAAGCTCCAG ACAGATATACAGCTCAGCCAATGGGTCGAAGAGATGCAGCTAAACTATGATGTTTATATGGAAAAGGATTTTGACAAAGAAGCACttgaacaaatacatttataCAAGGTTCTCTAG